In a genomic window of Lacrimispora sp. BS-2:
- a CDS encoding Cof-type HAD-IIB family hydrolase encodes MSIRLIASDMDGTLLNPQTNISKANVDAIRRLERTGIEFLICSGRDYQEAKAVMDACDITCSYICLSGAAVYSQDGETLSEIPLTSQNLADIDQILTEQQADMDILASSGRYTTSTKERKMNGLYSFFKNKFSSHGFVSQELEAAIQSRIESTAFISSLKELPEGDAVFKICSNGLPVHKAAGLKEIFADYPDLAAASSFPDNIELTNHAAQKGPALKAYAERKGISLKDVMVLGDSDNDLSMFTPEFGWTVAMENAMACIRDAAKYHTRSNAEDGVAWAIHNLVFQENI; translated from the coding sequence ATGAGCATCCGACTGATCGCCTCCGATATGGACGGCACCCTTCTAAACCCTCAGACCAATATCTCAAAAGCCAATGTAGATGCAATCCGCAGGCTTGAGCGCACCGGCATAGAATTTTTAATCTGCAGCGGACGGGATTATCAAGAAGCAAAAGCCGTTATGGATGCCTGTGATATCACATGCAGCTACATCTGCTTAAGCGGGGCTGCCGTATACAGTCAGGATGGCGAAACTCTGAGCGAGATTCCTCTCACCTCTCAGAATCTTGCAGATATTGACCAGATCCTGACTGAGCAGCAGGCGGATATGGATATCCTGGCTTCCAGCGGGCGGTATACCACTTCCACGAAAGAACGGAAAATGAATGGGCTATACTCCTTTTTTAAAAATAAATTCAGCTCTCATGGTTTTGTTTCTCAGGAACTGGAAGCTGCCATACAAAGCCGGATAGAATCCACGGCCTTTATTTCTTCTCTTAAGGAACTTCCTGAGGGGGATGCTGTATTTAAAATATGCAGCAACGGGCTTCCTGTCCATAAGGCTGCGGGATTAAAGGAAATTTTTGCAGACTATCCGGATCTGGCTGCGGCCTCCTCTTTTCCTGACAATATTGAGCTGACCAACCATGCCGCCCAGAAAGGGCCGGCCCTAAAAGCCTATGCAGAGCGCAAGGGGATCTCTCTTAAGGATGTGATGGTGCTTGGAGACAGCGATAATGATTTATCCATGTTCACACCGGAATTCGGTTGGACCGTTGCCATGGAAAATGCCATGGCATGCATCCGGGATGCGGCAAAATACCACACCAGATCCAATGCAGAGGATGGAGTCGCCTGGGCCATTCATAACCTTGTGTTTCAGGAAAATATATAA
- a CDS encoding MupG family TIM beta-alpha barrel fold protein — translation MGRLGISLYPEHSTPERDKEYIRLAGKYGFQRIFTCLLSVGNKNKDELFNEFRDMIDTAHESGMEVILDVAPPVFEALGASYDNLAPFKEMHADGIRLDEGFDGMKEAAMSYNKEGLKIELNASTDPSYVANVMNHHPVPERIITCHNFYPQKYTGISLKHFDYCNREMKKHGLKVAAFVSSNNENTYGPWPVNEGLCTLEMHRGLPVDAQVRHLLATRLVDDVIIANAYASEEELKACASVTPGKLMFGLRLEKELTETEREILYFDRQHVIRGDISEYMIRSTWPRVAFADKTVPPANTRDLKRGDVVILNDGYSRYKGELHVVLKDMPNDGRKNVIGHIPDYELVLLDYIKPWKLFGFTEV, via the coding sequence ATGGGAAGACTTGGTATCTCCCTGTATCCGGAGCATTCCACTCCGGAACGGGATAAGGAATATATCCGGCTGGCCGGTAAATACGGGTTTCAGCGGATTTTTACCTGCTTATTGAGCGTGGGGAATAAAAACAAGGATGAGCTATTCAATGAATTTCGTGATATGATCGATACGGCTCATGAGTCCGGGATGGAGGTAATCCTTGATGTGGCGCCTCCTGTTTTTGAAGCGCTTGGGGCTTCCTATGATAACCTTGCCCCTTTTAAGGAAATGCATGCAGACGGGATCCGGCTGGATGAAGGGTTTGACGGAATGAAGGAAGCTGCCATGAGCTATAACAAAGAGGGGCTGAAGATCGAGCTGAATGCCAGTACCGATCCAAGCTATGTGGCAAATGTTATGAATCATCATCCGGTGCCGGAAAGAATCATTACCTGCCATAACTTTTATCCTCAGAAATATACGGGAATCAGCCTGAAACATTTTGATTACTGCAACCGGGAAATGAAAAAGCACGGCCTTAAGGTTGCTGCTTTCGTATCCAGCAACAATGAAAATACCTATGGCCCATGGCCGGTGAATGAGGGATTGTGTACTCTGGAGATGCACCGGGGCCTGCCGGTGGATGCCCAGGTACGGCATTTGCTTGCGACCCGCCTGGTAGATGATGTGATCATTGCCAACGCCTATGCATCTGAGGAGGAGTTAAAGGCCTGTGCCTCGGTAACACCCGGAAAGCTGATGTTTGGCCTTCGCCTGGAAAAGGAGCTCACGGAAACAGAGCGGGAGATTTTATACTTTGACCGGCAGCATGTGATCAGAGGCGATATCAGCGAATATATGATTCGGTCCACCTGGCCGAGAGTAGCATTTGCAGACAAGACAGTGCCCCCGGCCAATACCAGGGATCTAAAACGGGGAGATGTTGTGATCTTAAATGACGGCTATTCCCGTTATAAGGGAGAGTTGCACGTTGTTTTAAAGGATATGCCCAATGACGGACGAAAGAATGTGATCGGCCATATACCGGATTATGAACTGGTGCTGCTTGATTATATTAAGCCCTGGAAATTGTTTGGTTTTACGGAAGTGTGA
- a CDS encoding GntR family transcriptional regulator codes for MGAPKYQKIKQDLMEEIKDASVNTPIASERELASRYNASRMTVRNALNELVEEGVLYRDKNKGTFVADQRLMKKNTSAETLNKPLDDTYDYNVIYFSSCFSDEKVASCLEIGSEDRMIRIVRLNRKNGKPLSVEEIYLIQSLINDNDYNNLNKLLDLKGYIDEGSVTQKFLPTTVPVKYINLLHVKLNTPIIMVESTIVSKSGSPVVYIREFNNPFEKIIEITT; via the coding sequence ATGGGGGCTCCTAAATATCAGAAAATTAAACAGGACCTTATGGAAGAAATTAAGGATGCATCTGTCAATACCCCTATTGCATCAGAACGGGAACTGGCCAGCCGGTATAATGCCAGCCGTATGACCGTGCGCAATGCTTTAAATGAACTGGTGGAAGAGGGAGTATTATATAGAGATAAAAATAAAGGAACTTTTGTTGCAGACCAAAGGCTGATGAAAAAAAACACATCGGCAGAAACTTTAAATAAGCCTTTGGATGATACCTATGATTACAATGTGATCTATTTCAGCTCCTGCTTTTCCGACGAAAAGGTGGCTTCCTGTCTGGAAATCGGTTCCGAGGACCGGATGATCCGGATCGTGCGGTTAAACCGGAAGAATGGAAAGCCTTTAAGCGTTGAGGAAATTTATTTGATCCAAAGCCTGATCAATGACAATGATTACAACAACTTAAATAAGCTTTTGGATCTGAAAGGATACATTGATGAAGGCTCTGTTACACAGAAGTTTCTTCCTACTACGGTGCCTGTAAAATATATTAACCTGCTTCATGTAAAGCTGAATACTCCGATTATTATGGTTGAGAGCACCATTGTGAGCAAAAGCGGCAGCCCGGTCGTATATATCAGAGAATTTAATAACCCTTTTGAAAAGATAATTGAAATAACCACATAG
- a CDS encoding DUF3284 domain-containing protein, whose product MEVNQKLNVEAKEFFNALAASVAYDISQATGKKVNPDQIYSGFRYKKKMKNKMGQENNVDVVIKQFVSPSCYEAGFRTSHGTNFIFYEIEDSKDGNIMVHYREEFEGESTSYSLNHRVVSWFYQKASKKRISRMLTSMESFIKGQRAKEN is encoded by the coding sequence ATGGAAGTAAATCAAAAACTGAACGTAGAGGCAAAGGAATTCTTCAATGCCCTGGCGGCCTCGGTTGCCTATGATATCAGCCAGGCCACAGGGAAAAAAGTAAATCCAGACCAGATATATTCCGGTTTTCGATATAAAAAGAAGATGAAAAACAAGATGGGGCAGGAGAACAATGTGGATGTGGTGATCAAGCAGTTTGTCTCTCCCAGCTGCTATGAGGCAGGTTTTCGCACCTCTCATGGGACAAATTTTATATTTTATGAGATCGAAGATAGCAAAGACGGAAACATTATGGTACACTACAGGGAGGAATTTGAGGGGGAGAGTACTTCCTACTCCTTAAACCATAGAGTTGTCTCCTGGTTCTATCAAAAAGCTTCAAAAAAGAGGATTTCCCGGATGCTTACGTCCATGGAAAGCTTTATAAAGGGACAACGTGCAAAAGAGAATTAA
- a CDS encoding glycoside hydrolase family 1 protein yields MGLKFPEGFYFGSATSATQCEGGAEDDGRGKNIWDLWYEEESYKFHGAVGPGITSSFYRNYKEDIQLMKQTGHNSFRTSISWSRLFPEGYGEVNEKAADFYRSLFLELRENGIEPFVNLYHFDMPVKLQELGGWENRKVVDYYKEYAWTCFNLFGDLVKHWFTFNEPIVHVECGYLQCYHYPCKVDPKAAVLVAYHTALASALAVKEYHSMKQGGKIGIVLNLTPAYPRSSHPEDQKAAKIAELFQNKSFLDPAVKGTYDPELVALIEKHGLLPDTSREDLEVIRQNTVDFLGVNYYHPFRVCAKASLPNPAAPFTPEYYFDIYDMPGKRMNPYRGWEIYPRGLYDIALNIRDNYGNIEWMVTENGMGVENEGRFKTDGMIQDDYRIEFYKEHLTWLHKGIEEGSNCIGYHVWTFVDCWSWLNAYKNRYGLVELDLETQKRTIKKSGYWYQELLKNNGFESGK; encoded by the coding sequence ATGGGACTTAAGTTTCCGGAAGGGTTTTACTTTGGAAGTGCAACCAGCGCCACCCAGTGTGAGGGAGGTGCAGAAGATGATGGAAGAGGAAAAAATATCTGGGATTTGTGGTATGAGGAAGAAAGCTATAAATTTCATGGAGCCGTTGGCCCGGGCATTACCTCTTCCTTTTACCGGAATTATAAAGAGGATATTCAGCTGATGAAGCAGACAGGCCATAACTCTTTTCGGACATCCATTAGCTGGTCCCGCCTGTTTCCGGAGGGATATGGTGAGGTGAACGAGAAAGCGGCTGATTTTTACCGTAGCCTGTTTCTTGAATTAAGAGAAAATGGGATCGAACCGTTTGTGAATCTGTATCATTTTGATATGCCGGTAAAGCTGCAGGAGCTGGGAGGCTGGGAAAACAGAAAGGTCGTGGATTATTATAAGGAATATGCCTGGACCTGCTTTAACTTATTTGGGGATCTGGTTAAACACTGGTTTACCTTTAATGAACCCATCGTCCATGTGGAATGCGGATATCTGCAATGCTATCACTATCCCTGCAAGGTGGATCCCAAAGCGGCGGTTTTAGTGGCTTATCATACGGCTCTTGCCAGCGCTTTAGCGGTGAAGGAATATCACAGCATGAAGCAGGGAGGAAAGATCGGGATTGTCTTAAACCTGACCCCGGCTTATCCCAGAAGTTCCCATCCAGAGGATCAGAAGGCGGCAAAGATTGCCGAGCTGTTCCAGAATAAGAGTTTTCTGGATCCTGCCGTAAAGGGGACTTATGATCCGGAACTGGTTGCGCTCATAGAAAAGCATGGATTGCTGCCGGATACTTCCAGGGAGGACCTGGAGGTTATCCGTCAAAATACGGTGGATTTTCTGGGAGTAAACTACTATCATCCGTTCCGTGTCTGCGCAAAGGCCAGTCTTCCCAATCCGGCAGCTCCGTTTACGCCGGAATATTATTTTGATATCTATGATATGCCTGGTAAACGGATGAATCCATACAGGGGCTGGGAAATCTATCCCAGAGGCTTATATGACATTGCTCTCAATATTCGTGATAACTATGGAAACATTGAATGGATGGTCACTGAAAATGGCATGGGCGTGGAAAATGAGGGACGTTTTAAGACAGACGGTATGATACAGGATGACTACCGCATTGAGTTCTATAAGGAGCATTTGACCTGGCTTCATAAGGGGATAGAAGAAGGCAGCAATTGCATTGGATATCATGTGTGGACCTTTGTGGACTGCTGGTCATGGCTCAATGCTTATAAGAACCGTTACGGGCTTGTGGAGCTGGATTTGGAGACCCAGAAACGAACCATAAAAAAGTCGGGTTATTGGTATCAGGAGCTGCTTAAAAACAACGGTTTTGAATCTGGCAAATAG
- a CDS encoding multidrug transporter: MKSWTIFLIAIGCLFITVSPQLPSPAMYMTVGLIFVLLGAVMLIKKRK; this comes from the coding sequence ATGAAAAGCTGGACCATATTTTTAATCGCCATAGGCTGTCTGTTCATTACTGTATCACCCCAGCTTCCATCCCCTGCCATGTATATGACTGTTGGTCTGATATTTGTACTGTTGGGTGCAGTCATGCTGATAAAGAAAAGGAAATAA
- a CDS encoding PTS sugar transporter subunit IIC, translating to MGAFNSFMEAKFMPIAAKIGSQKHLVAIRDAFIAIMPITMVGSIAVLLNVFLRDLPNQAGMTGFVQAMNPIISVNGNVYFGSIVILALAFVFALGYNLSKTYDVNAIAGGVIAFASLVTCMGQSATFDYELPGIAAAAVDQLKGLGLDVAATPGGGVALNGVSGWGYLGSGYTGSGGLFTALIMGFICTMIYIKLMQKKVTIKLPDSVPPAVSKAFAAIIPGVIAIYAAGILTQICVSTTGSTINEMVLRYIQRPLLSLSQGFFSVIFMVFLIQLLWFFGLHGHNVLAPIMDGIYLTALNQNIEAFTTNQSTANLPYLWTRGSFDAYCQMGGSGITLGLIIAIFLFSKRDDQKAIAKLSWPMGVFNINEPIIFGMPIVLNPVYLIPWLIVPPVCAAIAYGATAIGLIPPVFVAVPWVMPAGIYAFLATGGSIMAAIVSLFNLFISFAIWTPFVIMANKMKNES from the coding sequence ATGGGTGCATTTAATTCATTCATGGAAGCAAAATTTATGCCAATCGCAGCTAAAATTGGTTCCCAGAAACATCTGGTTGCCATTCGTGATGCCTTTATTGCCATCATGCCAATTACCATGGTTGGTTCCATAGCAGTTTTGCTTAATGTATTTTTAAGAGACCTTCCAAATCAGGCAGGTATGACCGGTTTTGTTCAGGCTATGAACCCGATCATCAGCGTCAACGGTAACGTATATTTTGGTTCTATCGTAATTCTGGCTCTGGCATTTGTCTTTGCCTTGGGCTATAATCTTTCAAAAACCTACGATGTAAACGCCATTGCAGGCGGAGTCATCGCATTTGCAAGCTTAGTCACCTGTATGGGACAAAGCGCTACCTTCGACTATGAGCTTCCAGGTATTGCAGCGGCTGCTGTTGACCAGTTAAAAGGTCTTGGACTTGATGTGGCTGCCACACCAGGCGGCGGTGTTGCATTAAACGGAGTCAGCGGCTGGGGATACTTAGGTTCCGGATATACCGGTTCCGGCGGTCTGTTTACCGCATTGATTATGGGCTTTATCTGTACCATGATTTACATAAAGCTGATGCAGAAGAAAGTGACTATCAAACTTCCGGATTCCGTACCGCCGGCAGTAAGCAAAGCATTTGCAGCAATTATCCCAGGTGTGATCGCCATTTATGCTGCAGGTATTTTAACCCAGATCTGCGTATCCACAACAGGTTCTACCATCAATGAAATGGTTTTAAGATATATCCAGAGGCCGCTTCTCAGCTTGTCACAGGGCTTCTTCAGCGTAATCTTCATGGTATTCCTGATCCAGCTGTTATGGTTCTTTGGTCTCCATGGACACAACGTACTGGCACCTATTATGGATGGAATCTACTTAACGGCATTAAACCAGAACATTGAGGCATTTACCACCAACCAGAGCACTGCGAACCTTCCATACTTATGGACACGTGGTTCCTTTGATGCCTATTGCCAGATGGGCGGTTCCGGAATTACCTTAGGACTTATCATTGCAATCTTCCTGTTTTCCAAGAGGGATGACCAGAAAGCGATTGCCAAGCTGTCCTGGCCCATGGGTGTATTTAATATCAATGAGCCGATCATCTTCGGTATGCCTATTGTATTGAACCCGGTATATTTGATTCCATGGCTGATCGTTCCTCCGGTATGTGCGGCTATCGCATACGGCGCAACTGCCATAGGCCTGATCCCTCCGGTATTCGTAGCGGTACCTTGGGTAATGCCTGCAGGCATCTACGCCTTCCTTGCAACAGGCGGAAGCATAATGGCGGCGATTGTATCATTGTTTAATCTGTTTATATCTTTTGCCATCTGGACACCATTTGTAATTATGGCAAATAAGATGAAGAACGAATCGTAA
- a CDS encoding PTS sugar transporter subunit IIB, whose protein sequence is MYHILLVCSAGMSTSMLVKKMQDAASEKGVEATIWAVGDAESVEEVKKADIILLGPQVRYLEKKMNERVKNEKPVLVIDMMAYGTMNGAKVLDQALETLNG, encoded by the coding sequence ATGTATCATATTTTATTAGTTTGCTCAGCAGGAATGTCGACAAGCATGCTTGTAAAAAAAATGCAAGATGCAGCATCAGAAAAAGGTGTGGAGGCCACCATTTGGGCGGTGGGAGATGCTGAATCCGTTGAGGAAGTGAAAAAAGCAGATATTATTTTATTGGGGCCTCAGGTTCGTTATCTGGAGAAGAAGATGAACGAGAGAGTGAAAAATGAGAAACCTGTGCTTGTCATCGATATGATGGCTTACGGCACAATGAACGGCGCCAAGGTACTGGATCAGGCGCTGGAAACATTAAACGGGTAG
- a CDS encoding 6-phospho-beta-glucosidase → MEGIKIVTIGGGSSYTPELVEGFIKRYEKLPVRELWLVDIEEGREKLETVGALAQRMVKKAGLPMKVILSYDRREALKYADYVTTQMRVGLLEARIKDERIPLSHGMIGQETNGAAGMFKAFRTIPVILDIVKDMEELCPEAWMINFTNPAGMITEAVLRYTDFKKVIGLCNVPVNMVNGFARLLDVEPERVTMELSGLNHHIFATDVFVDGQSRLEEILEIYQNISAEDAISMKNFSTLPFSPEFIRGLHCIPCPYHNYYFFTREQLEEELKEYKEGRVRGEVVKKVEEELFELYRDENLNVKPKQLEMRGGARYSDAACNLICSLHNNTGDIQYVDVRNNGTITNLPADSAVEAACIITSGGPKPIAVGELKPQINGTIQTIKTFERLVCEAAVTGNRDLAVTALNMNPLCASDHDANVVIEELLEAHKKYLPQFFRDERQE, encoded by the coding sequence ATGGAAGGGATCAAAATCGTTACCATTGGGGGTGGCTCCTCTTATACGCCGGAACTGGTGGAAGGGTTTATCAAACGTTATGAAAAACTGCCTGTAAGAGAACTTTGGCTGGTGGACATTGAAGAGGGAAGGGAAAAGCTGGAGACCGTAGGTGCCCTTGCACAGCGCATGGTAAAAAAGGCAGGGCTTCCCATGAAGGTAATTTTGTCCTATGACAGGCGGGAGGCTTTAAAGTATGCAGATTATGTGACAACACAGATGAGAGTGGGGCTTTTAGAGGCAAGAATCAAGGATGAGCGGATTCCCTTAAGCCACGGCATGATCGGCCAGGAGACAAACGGAGCAGCCGGTATGTTCAAAGCATTCCGGACCATTCCGGTGATTCTGGATATTGTAAAGGACATGGAAGAGCTTTGCCCGGAGGCGTGGATGATCAACTTTACCAATCCTGCGGGAATGATCACTGAGGCTGTGTTAAGATATACGGATTTTAAGAAGGTGATCGGCCTTTGCAATGTGCCGGTCAATATGGTGAACGGCTTTGCCAGACTGTTAGATGTGGAGCCGGAGCGGGTGACTATGGAGCTGTCCGGTTTGAACCACCATATTTTTGCAACGGATGTATTTGTGGATGGGCAGTCAAGACTGGAAGAAATCCTGGAAATATATCAGAACATCAGCGCGGAGGATGCCATTTCCATGAAGAATTTTTCCACCCTGCCGTTTTCGCCGGAGTTTATCCGTGGACTTCACTGCATCCCCTGCCCCTATCACAACTATTATTTCTTTACCAGGGAGCAGCTGGAAGAAGAGCTTAAGGAATACAAGGAAGGCCGGGTCCGGGGGGAAGTGGTGAAAAAGGTGGAAGAGGAACTGTTTGAGCTGTACAGGGATGAGAATCTGAATGTAAAGCCAAAGCAGCTGGAGATGAGAGGCGGCGCCAGGTACAGCGATGCTGCCTGCAACTTAATCTGCTCCCTGCATAATAATACCGGTGATATCCAGTATGTAGACGTCCGCAACAACGGGACAATTACAAATCTCCCGGCAGACAGTGCGGTGGAAGCCGCCTGCATCATCACAAGCGGCGGTCCAAAGCCCATTGCTGTGGGCGAGTTAAAGCCTCAGATTAACGGGACCATACAAACCATCAAGACCTTTGAGCGCCTGGTCTGCGAAGCGGCGGTCACCGGAAACCGGGATCTGGCAGTGACGGCTCTTAACATGAATCCCCTTTGTGCAAGCGATCATGACGCCAATGTTGTCATTGAGGAATTACTGGAGGCCCATAAAAAATACCTCCCCCAATTTTTTAGAGACGAAAGGCAGGAATAA
- a CDS encoding PTS lactose/cellobiose transporter subunit IIA yields the protein MDENYAIAFQLIMNAGNSKSLSMMAMESAREFNFEEAEKYLKEAEAEMRSAHQSQIDLIQQEAQGNPVEVNIILVHAQDHLTMAMMAKDQAAEVLNLYRMIKDLKDAIEK from the coding sequence ATGGATGAGAATTATGCTATAGCATTTCAGCTCATTATGAACGCAGGAAATTCAAAATCGCTTTCCATGATGGCGATGGAATCTGCCAGGGAATTTAACTTTGAGGAAGCGGAGAAGTACTTAAAAGAGGCGGAGGCGGAGATGCGATCCGCTCATCAGTCTCAGATCGACTTGATCCAGCAGGAGGCCCAGGGCAATCCTGTTGAGGTAAACATTATTCTGGTACATGCCCAGGATCATCTGACCATGGCTATGATGGCAAAGGATCAGGCGGCAGAGGTCTTAAACCTTTACCGGATGATCAAGGATTTAAAGGATGCCATTGAAAAGTAA
- a CDS encoding M42 family metallopeptidase, producing METMSYVTSILEKIVNIPSPSGYTREVIKAIQEEAEKFGYSSVLNKKGGLIIKVPGEKQEVLGLSAHVDTLGAMVRSITPEGMLTLVPVGGFMMETIEGMYCKIHTRTGKTYTGTILTKEPSVHTYDNAKTLERKAKNMEIRLDELVDNADDVKKLEISPGDYISFDPMFVHTENGFIKSRHLDDKASVAVLMGVLKDLWESGHKPERTLKIVISNYEEVGYGASWIPGDIEEFLAVDMGALGDDLTGDEKKVSICAQDSTGPYDYEMTNRLIAVAKERNLDFAVDVFPHYGSDVGSAIRGGHDIRGALIGPGVHASHGTERTHEKGLEQTLKLIEGYIGLPFSGRP from the coding sequence ATGGAGACAATGTCATATGTCACATCAATTTTAGAAAAGATCGTAAATATTCCAAGTCCCAGCGGCTATACCAGGGAAGTCATAAAAGCGATCCAGGAGGAGGCTGAAAAATTCGGCTATTCTTCCGTTTTAAACAAAAAGGGCGGCCTTATCATTAAGGTTCCCGGAGAAAAACAGGAGGTTTTAGGCTTATCCGCCCATGTGGACACCTTAGGAGCCATGGTCCGTTCCATCACTCCGGAGGGGATGCTCACCCTTGTGCCGGTAGGAGGTTTCATGATGGAGACCATTGAAGGCATGTACTGCAAAATACACACCAGAACCGGTAAAACCTACACCGGGACCATTCTTACAAAAGAGCCATCCGTCCACACCTATGACAATGCCAAAACTCTTGAGAGGAAGGCAAAAAATATGGAGATACGCCTGGATGAGTTGGTAGACAACGCCGATGATGTAAAGAAGCTTGAAATATCCCCTGGGGATTACATCAGCTTTGATCCCATGTTTGTCCATACGGAAAACGGATTTATCAAATCCCGCCATTTAGATGACAAGGCTTCTGTGGCAGTCCTTATGGGAGTATTAAAGGATTTATGGGAGTCCGGGCATAAGCCGGAAAGGACCCTTAAAATAGTGATCAGCAATTATGAAGAGGTGGGATATGGCGCAAGCTGGATTCCCGGGGATATAGAGGAATTTCTTGCCGTGGATATGGGGGCTTTGGGGGATGACTTAACCGGGGATGAAAAAAAGGTATCCATCTGTGCCCAGGATTCCACCGGGCCTTATGACTATGAAATGACAAACCGCCTCATAGCCGTTGCAAAGGAAAGAAACTTAGATTTTGCGGTTGATGTATTCCCTCACTATGGTTCTGATGTGGGAAGCGCCATCCGGGGCGGACATGACATCCGGGGCGCTTTGATCGGCCCGGGAGTCCATGCCTCCCATGGAACAGAACGGACCCATGAGAAAGGCTTAGAACAGACTTTAAAGCTGATTGAAGGGTATATTGGCCTTCCGTTTTCCGGCAGACCTTAA
- a CDS encoding AraC family transcriptional regulator, translating into MMDTNVMQDASEIVRYDQMGIPLYIQRDRLSDYPDRKALCHWHEDLEFIRILRGQMYYHINGKRILLKKDDCLMVNARQMHYGYSCNRQDCDFICILFHPQLFTGNKLLFQKYIVPIMENQAMEYIYFDGLSSEGRETAALLDQVYFSKEHAAVAYEIEVVGIILALWKRLCERCKAISPETAVQGGSDLSVQKDMVSFIHQHYGEKLSLSDIAASGSICRSKCCIIFKRFLQQSPIDFLNSYRLEVSRGLLKDTADSITQVALACGFNHLSYYSKLFLRSYGCTPSQYRNLHSQ; encoded by the coding sequence ATGATGGATACCAATGTCATGCAGGATGCCTCTGAAATCGTCCGTTATGATCAGATGGGAATTCCCCTTTACATCCAGAGGGACAGGTTGTCAGATTATCCAGATAGGAAGGCCCTTTGCCACTGGCATGAGGACCTGGAATTTATCCGTATTTTAAGAGGTCAGATGTATTACCATATAAATGGAAAAAGGATTTTGCTGAAAAAGGATGACTGCCTCATGGTCAATGCCAGACAGATGCACTATGGCTATTCCTGCAATCGCCAGGACTGTGATTTTATCTGCATTCTGTTCCACCCTCAGTTGTTTACCGGTAATAAGCTGCTTTTCCAGAAATACATAGTGCCAATTATGGAAAATCAGGCCATGGAATATATTTATTTTGATGGTTTAAGCAGTGAGGGACGGGAAACGGCAGCCCTGCTCGATCAGGTTTATTTTTCAAAGGAGCATGCAGCCGTTGCCTATGAGATCGAGGTGGTAGGGATCATACTTGCGTTATGGAAACGGCTCTGTGAGCGCTGTAAAGCCATATCCCCGGAAACCGCGGTTCAGGGAGGTTCGGATCTATCGGTCCAGAAGGATATGGTATCCTTTATTCACCAGCATTATGGGGAAAAGCTGTCCTTGTCTGATATTGCGGCATCCGGCAGCATATGCCGGAGCAAATGCTGTATTATCTTTAAACGATTTCTGCAGCAGTCCCCCATTGATTTTTTAAATTCCTACAGGCTGGAAGTCAGCCGCGGCCTTTTAAAAGACACTGCCGACAGCATTACCCAGGTTGCACTTGCCTGCGGCTTTAATCATCTCAGCTACTACTCCAAGCTGTTTTTACGAAGCTATGGATGTACTCCAAGCCAATACAGGAATTTGCATTCACAGTAA